AAAAACTATACACGCAATACGGGTGCATCAAAAACTTGAAATAAGAAATACAATGGGTTTACTTTTTTCGTTCTGATTTTAAAACCATGATGAATTCCCATTTTCAATCATTAAGACAAAGATTTTGTTAATTCTGACCGCCTTTTTGTCCATAAATATATAGTGCCTATCGATTATATGATTTAGAAACGACCAGAATTTAAAGcttgaaaaagacaaatataaataaataaatgtcaaaaacatgaaaaaccatatttttcaaaacattacTCCAAAAATTCCTTTGTTAATAGCTTTTTTCTGATGACATACTCTCCCAAAAAAAGGTGAATTGTCGGTGCATAAaggcagtagtataccgctgttcaaaagtcataaatcgattaaaagaaaacaatccgggttacaaactaaaaccgagggaaacacatcaactataagaggaaaaaacggaacaacagaaacactgaactgcagcAAAAAGAAACGACATACATCAGAACAAAATacttaattcaaaattttaaatgagCTGAAGCACTTATGAATACCTTCGTACTTCGATTATAAATGCAATTTGTAAATGAAAGACATGCATAGCTGTTTTTTACATCCCAacattatagatataagaaaatgtggtatgagtgccaatgagacaactctccatccatgtcacaatttgtaaaagtaaaccattataggtcaaagtacggtcttcaacacggatccttgactcacaccgaacagtatgtctatatatttatctatataagGCTTTTGAGGTATAAGACTTTAACAAGTCGTTTGCCTTCGCAAGTCTTGTTTTATCTCATCGCCATTGTGTTCATAGCTATACAATGTCTTTCTATGTCTCTCAATAACATGATTAAGAAGCATTTTGAATCAAAACTTGGAAACAGGacatgtaaaatttcattaatttatgtaactataaattcaaaatgtagtataagaaaacagtaaaaaataattctgatataAAATATATTCGATAGTAAAACATCAACAAGCTAAACTTACCAAGCGTAGTCATATCGGAAGCATTCACGTGACGCTACTTACTTTTAACTCGTTACATCTGAATAAGTAAAGTTCAACAGGTCTGCGGTAACACGTGATCGATATACTTTAATTCAAGAAACACAATCTGAAGCGTCGTCATCAAGGTTAATGTAAGCATCCAAAATGAACATTCGTTGTACAGTTTTCCAGAATGGGTTTAAATCAGCTAACATCTGGCGGAAGcacttatagattttttttaaaaatataaatgaaaaaaaaatatataatgtttctGGTTGTATTCCTTAAATTATTGTTtcaaattaacataacaaaaatcgtTTGTATTGCCTCTATTTTCATACGTTTGTCAGCTTCCTATTCTCTTAGGTGCATGTCATGGTCAAACATCTAAGTGATGAATAGGTACAAATAACTGCAGTTGCAAATTGCATTTGCCTTTAGTTTTAAATTGTAATTAGACGTGTTACAacacttttatttattattaaaataaaattgtgcaaacaAACAAGGATATTCCGAATGAAACATGCTTGTTCTCATCATTAAAATTGATGAGTCTTGTATTGGAGCATTACCTTAATTAGACCTATAGCCACAAAGCAGGATACTGTAGTTGCAAATTGCATTTGCCTTTAATAATCTAATTATTCATgtagttttaaattataattagaCGTGTTACAACacttttatatattattaaaataaaattgtgcaaacaAACAAGGATATTCCGAATGAAACATGCTTGTTCTCAACATTAAAATTGATGAGTCTTGTATTGGAACATTACCTTAATTAGACCAATAGCCACAAAGCAGGATACTGCAGTAAATTTTTTTTGCCGTTATATAATTTCATTGCGTCATAGTCGTGTATAAAAGGTAGAAAATAGCAGAATATTTCAAAGCCTTTCGTACACTGGCGGTATTTTGAGATGTAAGTACATTTAAAGTCATATTCAGTGAAGAATTAAAAGGCATGGTTAAGCGATAGCAAAGTAAGTGTTGTATCACAGTATTAAGCAAATGAATATTTCTTGCTTCATGCATAATGTACAACGTCAACGCAAAGGTATTGAAAATTTACTTTAAATCATATGTTTATGAAAGAACAAAACATAATTTTCGTATTTGTAATGTTTCTTATTGGTACCAGTCAATCTTATTTTACAGTTAAACTGGCATACTTTTGTTAGGTAtcatacaataaaatatatgtagAACAAGCACTGCCTAAAAACAACAGAATGAAACCAATTAAAGCAGTCATATTGCTTTATTTGATCTTGTATACACATTAATATAACATAATTAAGAGTGATTTGCTTTCAATAAATTCTGATAATGTTAAGAAATCTTGGAATCAAAATATAAGGACATTTAAATGCGAGTAATGCTAATTAAACttttaacaacaacaacaaaccaAAAAGAAGACGTACGGTAATCTAGGACAGACACATAGTTCTGCTACCGTTTCAGAAACCATATTGAAGACAAAGAAGTATTCAATAGtatgcatacatgtacaaaaagatttgtttgtttgttgtagagagagaaaaaaagaagaatgaAGGTTTCTATTTGTCTATTCATCTGTCTGTTGTTCGTGTCCGTGGGAGGTAAGAAAACTTAAGTACCTCTTTTCAATTTAAAATCTGATTATTAATAGCTACTGTGGTTTATTCTCTTTTGGATAGATCTTTATCAACAGTAAAATACCGAATGCTTGCAAACGAAATTAGTGAAATTAttcctttttttgttataaaCTTGCTGTATTGAcacgtttttgtctttttttgtaagCACCGTTGAACTTTAAAAAGGGTCAATACCGTTTGTTCCGACTACTGATATGCAAGCATAATTATCAATTTTAAGTTTTCGtcggttttaaaaaaaaatcaattggaGATGAAGGATTATATGTAACTTAGACAGCTTCCAAACCAAACAATAGAACAAGATAAACAGGCAGTATTTATATGCTAATTTTAATTCTGTTAAATTAAATCttaaatctttcaaaataatCACAAGTTAAGGCTAAATGGTTtgtatgggattttttttaaatcttcttgTATGTACCCTTTTCAAGTCCACTGGTCACAAATACAATTGAGTTAGTAGAGACATCAAACGGGaagtttaaccccgcaacattgcCATGTGGCTGTCCCTAGATCTTTCCAGCGGTTGTCAACATTgacctttgttttgtttttgtttttttggagaATTCATTTTTGAATCTAGGTCTGTGTTGTTTCGTTTATATTCCAAACAAATGTATTCACATCTTTATACACTACAGGCAATTTTGATCTACACAAGAGATCTATCTATTGTTGGAGACTTATGCTGAACTCTAAAGTTCATTCTTGCTCTTTTGCATTGGGTTAATTTACTATTTGCCTATTACCAACATCTCCTACATATGTACTTTTACATCCTCGGCTTTTAAATATTTGGCTTTGGGCGTTCCTGAttaaggttaatccagaaaagcgcttcgtatgcatgaaattattaaacgtgttgttttcaattttgttctGCTAGATCAAGAGAGCCAGCaaacaattataaataacaaacgaacaaaaaaagagaaataatTGTTCATTTTGAATTACTGTTACAACTGTTTAGgagtgtgtgtgtttgtgtgcaTGAGCTGGAATGGGACTGCTATAGTATGGTTTTATATCAACAACCAAAAATAGTGCAaattgaaattagtttttaatacTTGGTAAATACCGCGACTGGTGGTCTGACAAAATGTCTTATAGTCTCTGCGGGTAGTATAATCTCAGTAATTAGTGCTTCAGTACGTATATGCTTTATAACATATCTTTCTGTAGTTTCTGCATGGtcgattttgaaatttgaaaaaaataaggttCAAACATCCTTAACAAAGTTGATCCCGTGTTGGTTACATAGCTCCTTAAGTATTCACGTGATGTTTTTTTACATCTATGGCATTAATTTGTTTTAGGTTTGGCCGTTCATAATGACAGTTCACCATGAACGCATTTTCTCATGTTATATGTCCTACCCATGAAAGTTTATTTTGTAATCTTATCTTTACAGGGGAATGTCTATTCAGGTTCGACATTTACTTGgtgtataacaaaatatatataacccGTTTCGTTATTTAATACAACTATACTTTATTTCCAGTCAACATGGCACATGAAGAAATGCTTGAAGAAAATGGCTTTATGCATGAGTAAGTTGAGTTGTatggtttgtttacattttgagtACATCGAGTTTAAATCTTAGTTGAGTCTCTTAATGGTTGATTTTGATTTAGTCAGTTTGAATACAGTTTATTTCATTAGAAATAATTGAATATCAAATGGACATggacattgaaaaaaaatctgcaccgtaacaaacttattttctaGTCATATTAATTGTATTGTAGATTATATAATCTTTCTTAACAATGCAAAAGACGTGCTCAATAGATAACtttatataacaatatatttaaGGCGATAAGATTCAGAAATTCAACGCTGAAATATTGTAGGAATATTCCTTGTACCGTATAATGAATTTCTTGACTCGAAGGTGGCCAGTGACCATACAAACAAAAACTCGAAGTACACCACAATGGTAACgaaaagacaaacggacaaacaacagtcttaaaaaatatacttttagCAATACAAACCCCCCTAAAACTGGATATGAACTCATGTACTTCGGATGTGTACAAAGTTCATAGTTCGCTAGGCGCTCCTTATGTGTATAATTGTAATGAAAAGTTATTTGTGCCAATAAGACAGCCCAAAATAAATTcaagaaaatatcaaaacaagaGACAAGCTCTTTATTGAAAAAAGTGGTGGATAAAATCAATCGAGGAGATTAAACATCTGCTAACAGGATACAATTTCACTCAAAACAAACACTCATCAATGAAGtacaaaatgaacaaataaagaAGATTTCCTTAATTGACTCTTTGCGTGAACAGGGAGTGAAATTTTATTAGTTTCTTAACAATCTACCACTTTAAAAGCTTCATAGCATTTTGATATGAGCGATTCTTAGGATggaaaatcaagaaaagcgcgTTTGACGCTTTAAATTtactaaatattattttcatttttaaagcaCTAGTTCCAATACCGCTGCTGGTTGACTATTAGATCCCGACGATTTCATAAACTCAGTAGTACAGATTTTTGTTCTGATATGATTTAGTTTTTTGGAAATTGTTCGTTCAAATATACAGAAATTATCCAGAAACTACGTTTGCAACCCTTCTGGAATGTAGACGGTTTGATTTTATCTGTCTTTTCATCATACatctattcatttattttggATTGCATACCTTATTGGCTTTCAAATTTGGagattttaagcaaaaaattGATTTCCGCGTTTCTGAACTACAACTAAATGATATTTACCTATAACAGAATGTAAACTCTGGAAAATTTATATTTGTTCGAATTGagtagaaaaaaatgtaatcagTACTTTTACATTACACATTCCTGTAACAAACGATGCTATATAGATTCATAGATTCTCAAGTTATATGCATAGTTATACACTGATATCACCAATAAACGAAATATGTGATTGTAGATATTTTTCgaatgaaatgaaaatgaaaaaatgtattcttctgatttaatgttttgttttaggcTTGTAAAAAGAAGTGTATGTTCTGGAAAACCATGCCATACCAACCGTCATTGCTGTAAGGGTTGGATGTGCTATGGCAGAAAATGCAAACGCTATGGTGGCTAATGAGTTCGGCTATCAATTGTTTACAGGTCCTAGCAATCCTAACAGAACCAAGAAATTATTATCTTTTTAACTATAGGACTTGTAAAAATGAATTCTAGATGAAATGAGATAAAAAtctgtaatttttttctgaaggtgtttttaattttatttataggtGGTACACTGAAAATCGCTTTATCGATTATCACCAATAGGCTTTATACATTGCAAAGCACCATATTAAAACCTCCAAATCGTTCCGATTCTACACATGTTGTGATTAAACGGATTCGGTAATACGACATTCGATATTTGATTTGCAAGCAACCACCAAACAATATATAAACTATACAAGAATCAAGAAGCAATATCCAGTCTTCTTACAATGTACTTTATGTATAGATATTGGTTATATTCTTATAGATAGTTTTAAAGTGTCCCCAACTAACCTCAACATACAATGCACAATCCAATGATTAAATATCAACACTTTAAAGTTATCATTTGAAGATATAAAGTTTTCATTTCATAAACATGTGCTTCTTGTTAAATcctataaataattttaatatgagAATCACAAATACATCCACACATCCCCGCCCTGTCCCCTTCCCACACAAACACACACATTTCTTTCCCAATAACTTTTGGATTTTATCCCATCTTGGTCTGTTTGTCAATTCTCATGAATTAGAAACAAGTCTTTATTGTATATTCAACAACAAATAATAAACCAGGCTTATACTGTAATatgacagacgcgcgtttcgtctacatcagttTCAATGTTGGAGCTCGAAAACAGCATGgaggccaaataaaaaacaaagaagaTGATCTGAACAACATTGAAAACCACAAATCTACAAAACAACGTGCAAATAAAACGTCAAGGCTTGTATGCATTTGATAAAAAGAGATTGGTTTACGACTGTATTAATTACTTGCATGTTCCAATGATGTGATGTGGTAGACTCAAACAGAGATGGCAATCGAATGTGGATTCTAAAAGGTTCTAAAGGGCTACACCAAAATATTCAATGCAAAtgaatacaatttttcaaaaatatcctTTCTTTCAAATATCTGTACGCTCAACACTACTATTCGTCATGtgcaattgaaaaacaaactacaTCGATATCCTAATTCAGCCATATTTTGATAAAACAAGAACTATTAAATGGAATTTTGTCTTAAACAGTCATTTTGATCTGAACACCATCTGAAAAGTCTAGACAAGTAATTATTCAGTCATGTTCAGTCTTTCAGTCCATTTTTAGACTTATGAATTTAGAACTCAGTAGCTTTTTAAACAATGCTGATGCATACGAACAAATTTGAAGTTTTTTGGCGTAATTATTGTGCATCCTcatataaacaattataattttgacTATTCGTTTGCCTAAATATTAATAGTTTATGTTTAAAACGCCATTGGTCTCATGCAAGATACACCATGATATTCATTGGATGTGGATGTGTATCTGACCCATATGCACCATTCTATAACAATTTTATGTTGTCCAAGGTGTGGCCAATGTTTTTTCAGATGGAACTGTACCTACGGAATGtataaaaaaacatgcaatttGGCTAAAAACTTGTAATATGTCATACTTTTTACTACATGTACAGTAGAGAATGTATTACAATGTTTAATTTTCAAGGCCAAATTTAACCCTTCGTGGCcgtattatttttattgaaaatatttttaaaattatctatcaaataaaaacaaatgaaaaatattgtatgatGTCTTTCgctacaaaatataacaaaatatctcattaatgaaaactaaaaagtatatattGTATGCGTTCGAAGtgattttctggatttacctatATAAGGaatgctcaaagccgaatatttgaaagcaaaatgtacaaaaaccgaaacagttgaagagctgtATAACCAAAAAGGACGGAATAAAATAACCAAATACatataaggtcaactttgcctgagtgAGTTAAAACATTAGCTTCTgtataatttcaatatttttaaaaggaCAATTATAGAAAGGTTTATATCATGTCAGTTCCAAAGTACTGACTAATGATTTGATGATATCCTCGGAAACTGTTAGTCcatcagcagaggtatcgactcatttctgtaaaacaaaaagaaaacaagaggCTAAAAATGTTATGCTTTCGAAGCGCTATTCTAGATTTTTCTTTATCAGGA
Above is a window of Mytilus galloprovincialis chromosome 7, xbMytGall1.hap1.1, whole genome shotgun sequence DNA encoding:
- the LOC143081833 gene encoding uncharacterized protein LOC143081833 yields the protein MKVSICLFICLLFVSVGVNMAHEEMLEENGFMHELVKRSVCSGKPCHTNRHCCKGWMCYGRKCKRYGG